A region of Veillonellaceae bacterium DNA encodes the following proteins:
- a CDS encoding YebC/PmpR family DNA-binding transcriptional regulator yields the protein MSGHSKWENIKRKKGKTDAIRARITTKISKEITIAARMGGGDPVGNMRLKLALTKAKQNNVPKENIQRAIDKGVGAASGAGFDEVTYEGYGPGGAAVIVECNTDNRNRAAADIRHAFTHHGGSVGTPGCVSWMFKKKGTIVVSKEAADEDTVMMVALDAGAEDVAVNEDSYEITTAPEDFLTVSDALEKEGIAAEASEVAMVPDNYVKLEGDAAQTMARLTGELEELDDVQEVYTNAELPEDME from the coding sequence ATGTCCGGACATTCTAAGTGGGAAAACATTAAGCGCAAGAAAGGCAAAACAGACGCCATCCGCGCAAGAATCACCACTAAAATTTCCAAGGAAATTACAATCGCAGCCCGCATGGGCGGCGGTGATCCAGTCGGCAACATGCGTCTGAAACTGGCTTTGACAAAAGCTAAGCAGAACAATGTACCGAAGGAAAACATTCAGCGTGCTATCGATAAGGGCGTTGGCGCAGCCAGCGGCGCAGGCTTCGATGAAGTAACCTATGAAGGTTACGGACCCGGAGGCGCTGCTGTCATCGTCGAATGCAACACCGATAACCGCAACCGCGCTGCAGCTGACATCCGTCACGCATTTACCCATCATGGCGGTTCCGTAGGAACCCCGGGCTGCGTATCCTGGATGTTCAAGAAGAAAGGCACCATCGTTGTCAGCAAAGAAGCTGCTGATGAAGACACCGTCATGATGGTAGCTCTTGATGCAGGCGCTGAAGACGTAGCAGTCAACGAAGACTCTTACGAAATCACAACCGCTCCGGAAGACTTCCTGACCGTATCCGATGCTCTTGAAAAAGAAGGCATTGCGGCAGAAGCATCCGAAGTCGCTATGGTTCCGGACAACTACGTCAAGCTGGAAGGCGATGCAGCCCAGACAATGGCCCGTCTCACCGGCGAACTGGAAGAACTCGATGATGTACAGGAAGTGTACACCAACGCAGAACTTCCGGAAGACATGGAATAA
- a CDS encoding Rrf2 family transcriptional regulator, with protein sequence MQISSRFTIAVHMLCYIALFQDKEKVTSDIMAGSINANPVVVRRLLSQLKQRGMVTVNRGSGGAFLAMKPEDIDFLQIYRTVETVKKEGIFHFHENPNPNCPVGRGIHQALDSKLMRIQEAMAREMKSITLADVLKDFPIEK encoded by the coding sequence ATGCAAATATCCAGCCGCTTCACCATTGCTGTCCATATGCTGTGCTATATCGCACTGTTTCAGGATAAGGAGAAAGTGACCAGCGACATCATGGCAGGAAGCATCAATGCGAATCCGGTCGTGGTGAGAAGGCTGCTTTCGCAGCTCAAACAGCGCGGGATGGTCACAGTCAACCGCGGCAGCGGCGGCGCTTTTCTGGCAATGAAGCCGGAAGACATTGATTTCCTTCAGATTTACAGGACAGTGGAGACTGTGAAAAAGGAAGGCATCTTCCATTTCCACGAAAACCCGAATCCCAACTGCCCGGTCGGGCGGGGGATCCATCAGGCGCTCGACTCGAAACTGATGCGTATCCAGGAAGCTATGGCACGCGAAATGAAGTCGATCACGCTTGCTGATGTACTGAAGGATTTTCCAATCGAAAAATAA
- a CDS encoding NAD(P)-dependent oxidoreductase, producing the protein MKLAVVAANGKSGRLIVKEAVARGLDVTAVVRGENKTEAPHTLKKDIMDLTKEDLAGFDVVIDAFGIWDPNKMDQHSATLGHLSNILSGSETRLLVVGGAGSLYVDKDHKTMISDLPDFPKAYLPTAVGMKNSLNALRKRDDVRWTYVSPAAEFIADGERTGEYILAGEEFTTNEKGESKISYADYALAMVDEAVSGSHIHQRISVLGK; encoded by the coding sequence ATGAAATTAGCAGTTGTTGCAGCAAATGGTAAAAGCGGTCGCCTTATTGTGAAGGAAGCCGTCGCACGCGGGCTTGACGTTACCGCAGTCGTACGCGGAGAGAACAAGACAGAAGCTCCGCATACTTTGAAGAAGGATATCATGGATCTCACAAAAGAAGATCTGGCAGGTTTTGATGTCGTCATCGATGCTTTCGGTATCTGGGATCCAAATAAGATGGATCAGCACAGCGCAACGCTCGGCCATCTTTCCAATATCCTTTCTGGCAGCGAGACAAGACTTCTGGTCGTCGGCGGGGCAGGCAGCCTCTATGTCGATAAGGATCACAAGACCATGATTTCCGATCTTCCGGATTTCCCAAAAGCGTATCTTCCAACTGCAGTCGGCATGAAGAATTCACTCAATGCTTTGAGAAAACGTGACGATGTCAGATGGACATATGTCAGCCCGGCTGCTGAATTCATCGCTGATGGAGAAAGAACAGGAGAATACATCCTTGCCGGCGAGGAATTCACCACCAACGAAAAGGGCGAGAGCAAGATTTCCTACGCAGACTATGCGCTCGCCATGGTCGATGAAGCTGTCAGCGGCAGCCACATCCATCAGAGAATCAGCGTACTTGGCAAGTAA
- a CDS encoding NADPH-dependent F420 reductase, with protein MKITIFGKGSMGKAIGDNFDACGNEVEYAGREFIGELGDIIVLAVPYTAVDGILRKWGPKMKDKVLIDITNPVDFETMDHMLVPDGTSAAELIQGKAPGAFVVKAFNTNFANTLATGKVGFHEQTVVLMASDFLNAKDKVAEALTGCRLKLMDAGKLRRARELEAMGFLQISLASAGKLPWTRGFAIID; from the coding sequence ATGAAAATTACAATTTTTGGCAAAGGCAGCATGGGCAAGGCAATCGGAGACAATTTCGATGCATGCGGCAATGAAGTAGAGTATGCAGGCCGCGAGTTTATCGGCGAACTGGGCGATATCATCGTCCTTGCTGTTCCGTACACGGCAGTGGACGGGATTCTCAGAAAATGGGGTCCGAAGATGAAGGATAAGGTCCTCATCGACATCACCAATCCGGTTGATTTTGAAACAATGGATCATATGCTCGTTCCGGACGGCACTTCTGCTGCTGAACTGATCCAGGGGAAAGCGCCGGGTGCATTTGTCGTCAAAGCATTCAACACGAATTTCGCTAATACACTGGCTACTGGCAAGGTAGGTTTCCATGAACAGACTGTCGTTCTCATGGCTTCCGATTTCCTGAATGCCAAGGATAAGGTCGCAGAGGCTTTGACTGGCTGCCGTCTGAAACTGATGGACGCCGGCAAGCTTCGCCGCGCAAGAGAACTGGAAGCCATGGGCTTCCTGCAGATTTCCCTGGCTTCTGCCGGGAAGCTGCCATGGACCAGAGGCTTTGCCATCATCGACTGA